The following are encoded together in the Anaerostipes caccae L1-92 genome:
- a CDS encoding PTS sugar transporter subunit IIA has product MELMNEGLVVFDLEAASPEETVSKIAGVMEEQGRLNDRAAYVADVIKREEGAPTSIGFLIATPHAKSVHVKEPSLAFARLKDPVQWADEKVQMVFQIAVPDPGQGDKHLEILAKLSRKIIHDDFREQLMNAANEKEVLELIQ; this is encoded by the coding sequence ATGGAATTAATGAATGAAGGGCTGGTCGTATTTGACCTGGAAGCGGCATCACCGGAAGAAACAGTCTCTAAGATTGCCGGAGTAATGGAAGAACAGGGTCGTTTGAATGACAGGGCGGCATATGTGGCGGATGTGATAAAGAGAGAGGAGGGAGCACCGACAAGCATAGGATTTCTGATCGCCACGCCCCATGCCAAATCAGTTCATGTAAAGGAACCGTCGCTGGCATTTGCAAGGCTGAAAGACCCGGTGCAGTGGGCGGATGAAAAAGTGCAGATGGTCTTTCAGATCGCAGTTCCGGACCCGGGACAGGGAGATAAGCATCTGGAGATTCTGGCGAAACTGTCAAGAAAGATTATTCATGACGACTTCAGAGAGCAGCTCATGAACGCAGCCAATGAAAAAGAAGTGTTGGAACTGATACAATAA
- a CDS encoding BglG family transcription antiterminator, with protein sequence MLSKTASKIMRVLIHQDDEFITYERIAGMLEISERSVHNYMKEAAEFCEENGYRLVRRRGKGVCLQAGLHRKELEHLFPKDQIPCETRKYRMCYIIRTLIENGEPYTGSLFAEELFVSKSTICTDIEKANKMLEPDRVCIRRIVGKGIIIQGREFDLRKVLVCQNQKVYLEEVPKSAAVPDYRIDPVTYARFLSQYRKSTADKVIACIQQLERQIGTQFNDYTFCMLAEYTSSQMNRLRGGHCLEESMISRLTLVEEIADWTDIFTGLLNRQFRMNIDPREGLYLYLLLLGAEVQNSSRIVNKKFLIEKEIDIEDAAQNMIQYISSIVGRDFREDPLLKTSTALFLNSSFIRVKFGFEIKNPFLDEIKRTYSAIFSACFTASKEYESLVGAFPTEDEISYMAILFGGAMVQNKRDINTVVIGSGGVGIAQIIARKIEHKIMDINVTSVLPANAGVMIDESQYDLVITTVPSLKIKHPYVVYTTPLVGEQDVFRIKKVCHEMKEKKKNLEKRWTIKNLMEDELIFLESGTMTKKALLHKVCRKLKDGGYVKDGFYEDVLRREEISASVLGGGVAVPHGMANLVEKPAVAIIKTDHKVEWDEGSVDVIFLLALNFEDIQSTRAFFETFYEMTMEKNAAKLIRKAGSKEEIKNIIMMNSD encoded by the coding sequence ATGCTTTCCAAGACTGCATCAAAAATAATGAGAGTGCTGATTCATCAGGATGATGAATTTATCACCTATGAAAGAATTGCAGGGATGCTGGAGATTTCCGAGCGGAGTGTACACAATTATATGAAAGAGGCAGCTGAATTCTGTGAAGAAAATGGATATCGGCTTGTCCGCCGGAGGGGAAAGGGGGTCTGTCTTCAGGCAGGACTGCACAGAAAAGAATTGGAACACTTATTTCCGAAAGACCAGATCCCCTGTGAAACAAGAAAATACCGGATGTGCTATATTATCAGGACTCTGATTGAAAATGGGGAGCCTTACACCGGATCTTTGTTTGCCGAGGAGCTGTTTGTTTCCAAATCCACGATCTGTACAGATATCGAGAAGGCAAATAAGATGTTAGAGCCGGACAGGGTATGCATTCGGCGGATCGTTGGAAAAGGAATTATTATACAGGGCCGGGAATTTGACCTGAGAAAAGTTCTGGTGTGCCAAAACCAGAAAGTATATCTGGAAGAAGTTCCAAAGTCAGCCGCAGTGCCGGATTACAGAATCGATCCGGTGACATATGCAAGATTTTTATCTCAGTACAGAAAGAGCACAGCTGATAAGGTGATTGCCTGTATTCAGCAGCTGGAGAGACAGATCGGCACGCAGTTTAATGATTATACATTTTGTATGCTGGCTGAATATACGAGCAGTCAGATGAACCGGCTGAGAGGAGGGCATTGTCTGGAGGAGTCTATGATCAGCAGACTGACACTGGTAGAGGAGATCGCCGACTGGACAGATATATTCACGGGACTTCTGAACAGGCAATTCAGGATGAACATTGATCCGAGGGAGGGATTGTATTTGTATCTTCTGCTTCTTGGAGCGGAAGTACAGAACAGCAGCCGCATAGTAAACAAAAAATTTCTGATCGAAAAGGAGATCGATATCGAGGACGCTGCCCAGAACATGATTCAGTATATTTCTTCCATCGTGGGCAGAGATTTCAGGGAAGATCCTCTGCTGAAGACGAGTACAGCCCTATTTCTGAACAGTTCTTTCATAAGAGTTAAGTTTGGGTTTGAGATTAAAAATCCTTTTTTGGATGAGATAAAGAGGACATACTCAGCCATATTTTCAGCTTGTTTTACGGCAAGCAAAGAGTATGAAAGCCTTGTGGGCGCATTTCCGACAGAAGATGAGATCTCCTATATGGCAATTCTTTTTGGCGGCGCTATGGTTCAGAATAAGAGGGACATTAATACAGTTGTTATCGGCAGCGGCGGTGTGGGGATCGCTCAGATCATTGCCAGAAAGATCGAACATAAGATTATGGACATCAATGTCACATCGGTACTCCCCGCAAATGCAGGAGTCATGATCGATGAGAGCCAGTATGACCTTGTGATCACCACGGTCCCCTCACTGAAGATTAAACACCCTTATGTGGTTTATACGACTCCGCTTGTGGGAGAACAGGATGTCTTCAGGATCAAGAAAGTTTGTCATGAGATGAAAGAAAAGAAGAAGAATCTGGAAAAACGGTGGACTATTAAAAACTTGATGGAGGACGAACTGATCTTTCTGGAGTCAGGGACAATGACGAAAAAGGCTCTGTTACATAAGGTGTGCAGAAAGCTGAAGGACGGGGGCTATGTAAAGGATGGATTTTATGAGGATGTACTGAGGAGAGAAGAGATCAGCGCATCTGTGCTCGGAGGAGGCGTTGCAGTTCCCCATGGCATGGCAAATCTCGTTGAAAAGCCGGCTGTGGCAATTATAAAGACGGACCACAAAGTTGAGTGGGATGAGGGAAGCGTGGATGTAATATTTTTGCTGGCGCTGAATTTTGAAGATATTCAGTCCACCAGAGCCTTTTTTGAAACATTTTATGAAATGACTATGGAAAAGAATGCGGCAAAACTCATAAGGAAAGCAGGCAGCAAAGAAGAGATCAAAAATATTATCATGATGAATTCGGATTAA
- a CDS encoding PTS fructose transporter subunit IIC — MNELAGIFKDTRKHLMNGVSHMIPFVVTGGILMAVAVMAYGQGGVPPEGTWMATLWNFGSTALNLMVPVLSAYIAASIADRAGICPGFVGGMISISVGAGFLGGIVTGLLGGIVCYYLKKVKVPKALSSIMPIMIIPIVGSLVTMGFMQYVLGAPIAGIMDGMTKVMEHLGNGNKVILGAVCGLLAGFDFGGPFNKVAYTFGVATVSAGVYTYAGPMAVTMTAPPLGCALAAFLAKKKFTQEEREAAKSAVAMGCVGITEGAIPFAANDPLRVIPSTMIGAAAGGAVGYLFNITNPVAWSGLIMIPVLGNPIGFLVSLAIAVGVTAGLMILLKKDITEEAAGTDEGDLDIDLSFE; from the coding sequence ATGAACGAACTTGCAGGTATTTTCAAAGATACAAGAAAACATCTGATGAACGGAGTGTCCCATATGATCCCGTTTGTAGTGACCGGAGGTATTTTAATGGCAGTTGCCGTCATGGCATACGGACAGGGAGGTGTTCCGCCGGAGGGGACCTGGATGGCAACTTTATGGAACTTTGGTTCTACCGCGCTGAATTTGATGGTACCGGTTCTGTCGGCATATATTGCGGCATCCATCGCAGACCGTGCGGGTATCTGTCCCGGATTTGTCGGAGGAATGATCTCCATCAGTGTTGGAGCCGGATTCCTGGGAGGAATCGTAACAGGGCTTCTTGGCGGAATTGTATGCTATTATTTGAAAAAGGTCAAAGTGCCGAAAGCATTGAGTTCCATCATGCCCATCATGATCATTCCGATCGTCGGTTCTTTAGTAACCATGGGATTTATGCAGTATGTTCTTGGAGCTCCGATCGCAGGAATTATGGACGGAATGACAAAAGTTATGGAGCATTTGGGAAATGGGAACAAAGTAATTTTAGGCGCAGTATGCGGACTGCTTGCAGGATTTGACTTTGGAGGACCGTTTAACAAGGTAGCATATACATTCGGTGTGGCTACAGTAAGTGCCGGTGTGTATACATATGCAGGGCCTATGGCAGTGACCATGACAGCACCGCCTCTCGGATGTGCTCTGGCAGCATTTTTGGCAAAGAAAAAGTTTACCCAGGAAGAAAGAGAAGCAGCAAAGAGTGCGGTTGCTATGGGGTGTGTAGGGATTACGGAGGGAGCGATTCCGTTTGCAGCCAATGACCCGCTGCGTGTGATTCCATCAACCATGATCGGTGCGGCTGCAGGCGGAGCCGTGGGCTATCTGTTTAATATTACAAATCCTGTTGCCTGGTCCGGCCTGATTATGATTCCTGTCCTTGGAAATCCGATTGGATTTCTTGTGTCCCTTGCCATTGCCGTCGGCGTAACTGCGGGGCTGATGATCCTGCTGAAAAAGGACATTACAGAAGAGGCAGCAGGCACAGACGAAGGGGATTTAGACATTGATCTTTCCTTCGAATAA
- a CDS encoding ribulose-phosphate 3-epimerase has protein sequence MKKAAEKELMVSASVSCMDLCHLADAIEEAEGSGISFFHYDMVDGRFNDCFILSETLLKQMRGITSLPIEAHLAAFEPERYIGMYADAGADYIAVHYEAMKDPLRVFEQIREAGARPVLAYKSTTPPGEDFITLAGEAAWILKLTVNPGFSGQKMQEGALGHIRQMRAMLNSAGLKTKIQADGNINQDTIPRAVEAGADILTGGTSGLFLDGKTVKQCCEDMLKAAEEAKGAKNHGINE, from the coding sequence ATGAAAAAAGCAGCGGAAAAAGAACTCATGGTTTCTGCATCTGTTTCCTGCATGGATCTGTGTCATTTGGCAGATGCCATAGAGGAAGCCGAGGGATCGGGAATCTCGTTTTTTCACTATGATATGGTGGATGGAAGGTTTAATGATTGTTTCATATTATCGGAAACACTCTTAAAACAGATGAGAGGCATAACCAGCCTCCCAATAGAAGCCCATCTGGCCGCTTTTGAGCCGGAGCGCTATATCGGCATGTATGCCGATGCGGGAGCGGATTACATAGCGGTACACTATGAGGCGATGAAAGATCCTCTCAGGGTGTTTGAACAGATCAGGGAAGCGGGTGCCCGGCCGGTATTGGCATATAAATCCACGACACCTCCGGGGGAGGATTTCATCACACTGGCAGGTGAGGCGGCCTGGATCTTAAAACTCACAGTCAACCCCGGATTTTCAGGACAAAAGATGCAGGAGGGGGCGCTCGGCCACATCAGGCAGATGAGGGCGATGCTGAACAGCGCAGGACTGAAGACGAAGATTCAGGCAGACGGAAACATCAATCAGGATACAATTCCGAGGGCGGTGGAAGCCGGAGCGGACATCCTGACCGGGGGAACATCGGGATTGTTTCTTGACGGAAAGACAGTAAAACAGTGCTGTGAAGACATGCTAAAAGCAGCAGAAGAAGCAAAAGGAGCAAAGAACCATGGAATTAATGAATGA
- a CDS encoding PTS fructose-like transporter subunit IIB, whose amino-acid sequence MKFLAVTACPSGVAHTYMSAEALEKAAKKHGIEIKVETQGSIGIENQITPEDLAGTDAVILTKDMPIKDEERFQNIPKVRVGVSDAVKKAEAIITKLEKMVKEL is encoded by the coding sequence ATGAAATTTTTAGCGGTTACGGCATGTCCGTCAGGGGTAGCACATACCTATATGTCAGCAGAGGCGCTGGAAAAGGCAGCAAAAAAGCACGGAATTGAGATTAAAGTAGAGACTCAGGGGTCCATCGGGATAGAGAATCAGATCACACCGGAGGATCTGGCCGGAACGGATGCAGTGATCCTGACAAAAGACATGCCAATAAAAGATGAGGAAAGGTTTCAGAATATCCCGAAGGTCCGGGTGGGAGTCAGCGACGCTGTAAAGAAAGCGGAGGCGATTATTACAAAGTTGGAAAAGATGGTGAAGGAACTTTAA
- a CDS encoding glycyl radical protein, with protein sequence MEGVFQTDRIKYLKDKMLSEPRYASIEQALIITDSYKQHEDQPRIIQRALALKASLEKIKISAEPEELIVGNRTAGVRYGVVFPESGSTWVDQEFETLPTRPQDKFHVHPEDIETFRKEIKPYWEGKSLEDVLNERYGKEINEISKVVKINQKDHAQGHICPNCVTWLKLGPAGLQKQAREKLNSCSEEQKNFYESVILVMEGVRSFMLRYHDLMMGLSEEQDDEAKKESMIRVAKNCKKLSQHPAETFHEAVQSVWFLFVVLQMESNASSFSPGRLDRHLISYYENDIKEERITKQDALEIIECMWLKFNEIVYMRNSHGAKYFAGFPIGFNIAVGGQDEHGNDYSNDLSFLFLEAQKHLGLPQPNLSVRLHEGTGDDLLFEAVRVVSKGSGMPQFFNDKAVIPSVMELGIEEKDAMDYAIVGCVELTTQGNNLGWSDSAMFNLNKALEAAMTGGICLLTGEKIAPDYGSLETYETFEELEEAFQKQIDYFMDKMILACEEVEKAHIDLLPSPFLSASIDDCMEKGMDVTAGGAKYNLSGIQMIQVANLADSLAAVKQMVYDDKKIEPERLLHALKTNFEEDEVLRTMLLNKVPKYGNDVDWVDAMGTKWAEYFKNRLRTFKNYRGGPYHTGMYTVSAHVPMGENVGASPDGRYAGEPLADGGMSPVYGRDMKGPTAVLKSVSKLDKNLTTNGGLLNMKFLPEFFKNESGIRKFAGFLRSFVDLEIPHIQFNVVRREDLIAAKKNPEQYRGLTVRVAGYTAYFTELADELQNEIIARTSYGDI encoded by the coding sequence ATGGAGGGTGTTTTTCAGACAGACCGAATAAAATACTTAAAAGATAAAATGTTATCAGAACCAAGGTATGCTTCCATTGAGCAGGCGCTCATTATAACGGACAGCTACAAACAACATGAGGATCAGCCGAGGATCATTCAGAGAGCACTGGCTTTAAAAGCATCATTGGAGAAGATCAAGATCAGTGCAGAACCGGAGGAACTGATTGTGGGCAACCGTACGGCAGGAGTCCGTTATGGGGTTGTCTTTCCGGAAAGCGGAAGCACTTGGGTGGATCAGGAGTTTGAGACTCTTCCCACAAGGCCGCAGGATAAGTTTCATGTCCATCCGGAGGATATTGAAACATTCAGAAAAGAGATTAAACCCTACTGGGAAGGAAAGTCTCTGGAAGATGTCCTCAATGAGAGATATGGAAAAGAAATAAATGAAATATCGAAAGTAGTAAAGATAAACCAAAAGGACCATGCTCAGGGGCATATCTGCCCCAACTGCGTGACATGGCTGAAGCTCGGTCCGGCAGGACTGCAGAAACAGGCAAGGGAGAAACTGAACTCCTGCAGTGAGGAACAGAAAAATTTCTATGAAAGTGTCATTCTGGTGATGGAAGGCGTCAGAAGCTTTATGCTGCGCTATCATGACCTTATGATGGGACTCTCGGAAGAACAGGACGATGAAGCCAAGAAGGAATCTATGATCCGTGTGGCAAAAAACTGCAAAAAACTGAGCCAGCATCCGGCAGAGACTTTTCATGAAGCGGTACAGTCTGTATGGTTTTTGTTCGTTGTCCTCCAGATGGAATCCAACGCTTCTTCATTTTCACCGGGTCGTCTGGACCGCCACCTGATCTCTTACTATGAAAATGACATAAAAGAAGAAAGAATTACAAAACAGGATGCACTGGAGATCATCGAATGTATGTGGCTCAAATTCAATGAGATCGTTTATATGAGAAATTCCCACGGTGCGAAATATTTCGCAGGATTTCCGATCGGATTCAATATAGCTGTCGGAGGTCAGGATGAGCATGGAAATGATTATTCCAATGATCTTTCGTTCTTATTTCTGGAGGCCCAGAAACATCTTGGACTTCCTCAGCCGAATCTTTCTGTCAGGCTCCACGAAGGCACAGGGGATGATCTTCTCTTTGAAGCGGTCCGTGTCGTGTCAAAGGGCAGCGGAATGCCACAGTTTTTTAATGACAAAGCAGTGATTCCGTCCGTCATGGAGCTGGGAATTGAAGAAAAAGATGCCATGGATTATGCCATTGTTGGATGCGTGGAGCTGACCACCCAGGGAAACAATCTCGGATGGAGCGATTCTGCTATGTTTAATCTGAATAAGGCACTGGAAGCCGCAATGACCGGCGGAATCTGTCTGCTTACAGGAGAGAAGATTGCCCCTGATTACGGAAGCCTTGAGACTTATGAGACGTTTGAGGAACTGGAAGAGGCATTCCAAAAACAGATTGATTACTTCATGGACAAAATGATTCTGGCCTGTGAGGAAGTAGAGAAAGCACACATTGACCTGCTGCCGTCTCCGTTTCTCTCAGCGTCCATAGACGACTGTATGGAAAAAGGAATGGATGTGACGGCGGGGGGAGCAAAATACAACCTATCCGGTATCCAGATGATCCAGGTTGCAAATCTTGCAGACAGCCTGGCGGCAGTAAAACAGATGGTCTATGATGATAAGAAAATTGAGCCGGAGAGACTGCTTCATGCATTAAAGACAAATTTTGAAGAAGATGAGGTCTTGAGGACCATGCTCTTAAATAAAGTGCCTAAGTACGGAAATGACGTGGACTGGGTGGATGCCATGGGTACTAAATGGGCCGAATACTTTAAAAACCGGCTTCGCACATTTAAAAACTACCGCGGAGGACCATACCACACGGGAATGTATACGGTCTCAGCCCATGTACCCATGGGAGAAAATGTTGGGGCATCACCGGACGGACGTTATGCAGGAGAGCCTCTCGCCGACGGGGGAATGTCTCCGGTCTACGGAAGAGATATGAAAGGGCCGACAGCAGTTCTGAAATCCGTTTCAAAATTGGATAAAAATCTTACGACAAACGGCGGGCTGCTGAATATGAAATTTCTGCCGGAATTCTTTAAAAATGAATCCGGTATCCGCAAATTTGCGGGATTTCTGCGAAGCTTTGTAGATCTGGAAATCCCACATATACAGTTTAATGTTGTACGGAGAGAGGATCTCATAGCGGCAAAGAAAAATCCGGAGCAGTATAGAGGTCTTACGGTCCGGGTGGCCGGGTATACCGCATATTTCACAGAACTGGCGGATGAACTGCAGAATGAGATCATCGCCCGTACCAGCTATGGAGATATTTGA